From Malaya genurostris strain Urasoe2022 chromosome 2, Malgen_1.1, whole genome shotgun sequence:
TGTGTGAGATGCTGATATGACATCAGCAGAGGTGATAACTTTTTGACATTCGAATCATTCAGACCAAGCACATTGTCCGCATTTACGGCACTTGTGTAACGTAATTGCTCCAAACTGTAGACACCACTTATCAAATACAGGTGTTTAATCAATTGAATCCTTGTTCCGACTGTCGCAACAAAATCACGATCCAACATGGTTAACAGTAGATGGGCACCAGCTGAATGACCAGCAAAGCAAACGTACCTAAATAACATCAAAAGAAGCTGTTGTTCTTAAAGGAAAATAATGTTACCTTACTTGATTCGATTATCGGTTGCATATTTAAGAATATATTCGCCGGCTCGCTTGATCTGTTCGACCGTTTGTGTTAAGGTAATATTGGGACAGAGATCGTAGTCTAGGACGAAAACTCGAATGCCCTTTTCAACTAATGGCTTCACACAATATGCGGATTCatctttgttcaaaatttgccaATAGCCTccatgaatgtaaacaaacagCGGTGCATTTACCGGCAAATCATCACCGTAAACATCGAACTTTTCTCGTTCATTAGTACCGTAGCTAATGTTTAGATTGCATCGCAACTGCTTTcgatttttgtcactaactgaaaatcattaatttatttttgaaaatgttccaAAATGTAGATTCTTACCTTGACGAACATAGTTCATATGATATTCAATAACTTCGCTAGCCGTTGCGAATCGCTTGTTCCATTCACTAGGCGAATATTGTTTGTTCCAGATCTCGATTTGGTGGTCTCTTGCCGAATCCATCGAATACCACCAACAATGATAATATTAATATTCACTGATTACGTCCGAGACAACACAATCGAGCTGTGGTTCTAGTTGATATGCGtataaaatgaacaaaattcgaaatatataaataaatataaatataaatggtCAACAGAGCACTAGCTGTCGCGTTCAGATTTACTTTAGTTTATCGTTTCACCAGACGGATGTACCACGTGAGCGATGAAACCTTAGAAAATGTAACCATTGAATTGGTGATTATTTACTTGTAATTTGAGCTTTTTGTGGCTGTTCGGTTCAACACGAATGGAtgtaaagaaaataaaatattatttcattgaAGGTTTTCATATGTAAAAATGATGTGTATAGTCATGAAATTTTCATGCCAACCTATGAAGGtattcatgatcttgtaattcgAAGATATGGTGTTATATCAAAAACAGTTTCAAGAAGTTTTCGGTTAGAAGtctcggaatttttttccaaataggtgcctcgttcgctcacaatctatcaaaagcaacaacgcattaacaatccagagagctggtcggcactgtttagtcgcaataaaaaggatttcttgcgttggtatgaaacagtggacgaaacatggatctatcttttttcttcggagttgtttcaacatttagacggggaaaacgtaacaggtagctgCAACAAGTATGGCGTCCGTTTTTtatgctcgaggtataattaacgtcgactatcttgaaaaggaagtaccaacataagtttttagttattaatgcgttaggagttattaatgcgtttgaagtatggaatcgtaaaaaacggcctcatatggagcagaaaaaatcatcttcaaccaagacaatgcaccgtgccacaagtcaatgaaaataatggccaaattaAACGTATTGGGCATCAatctgtttcttcacccaccatattctcaataacctagcccccagcgactacttgtcatttgatgatctgagagagtcatcgccgcaactgaagcctattttaaggccatggacaaatagttctataagtatgatataaaaatttagataataaataaagaaattttgctcaagaaatgttgttttcctagttagttcctgaactttttggacgatgtggaagcaaccttctctacccagtatcgaaccgcacagagtgcaagtcgattcgacactGAATTTTGTTTCCTgtgagtaattttctcaaatgcgaacgcactcattgaagagcagaaatcatatggaaaccgtgaacttatgtatacgaaaccgtcatatcaattagaagaatgacaatggtttgaaaaacaggGAGAATTAGACATTGCTCGTGATTGAGtcgtagatgttcaaaacctaaccactgtctatatggttttacttctatattttgaatttgtaccccggtattgaaaacaaagacgcaatcctacgtctaaagattttgagtgatttcatttatgtgaagataaagaatgGAAAGGCCAGATGTGACAAAGTTGATTTTAGCAAGctgaaatcttttactaacttaactttcGCAAGGGGAGTTGAACTTAAgtatctcatcaatgcaaatcactcgagtctctggtaggCCGGAAAGTACCgctaaaggtcttttaccacttactatccgaaccgacaaaagaatagttatcagaagttgttactttctacttgcggctgcattctcgtacacaatcaattcttcactatctctaatagtgaaaaagtaaaaatagcatgatgggtttccatcaggtagcggtgagtgcagcgctattgaataccgcttacaacctaggctaaacagccagCACACTGTGACTCTGGGGACATAAGtaatagttcgaacaaacctttcattctgatgttcaactagctgtatagagattgagaaaaatatctaaacagtgaagaactcaatctgtataagaatgctgtcgcaagtagaaactgataacttctggtaacttttgccggttcgtatagtaaatggtaaaagacctttttcggtactttccggtataccagagactcgagtgatttgcttgaatgagatgcttaaactcgacctctttggttgaaggtaaaagttaagtcactaaaagatttctgtttGCTGAAATGACCATTGTCACGCCTCACctttttgttgtatatcttcacatccttgctctaccttgagtactagaattttacaattctgattttatgtaattttctcagttacaataaaattatttttattgttataaatgatactaacattactattatttttcgttagaaatttcaggtgggtaattacctacctttggaattttcgggtgggtagtactacccaccgtacccacctctttcgccGGCCctggtactatggatcctactgttactaagaaaccttccaggtcggggctcgaacatacgacaacatgcttgtaagaccagcaccctatgcattgaaccgccaacccgggaaaaAATCGAAACCAGATGATACATAAATAAGtttctgcctttctctatagaaaggtattagaattgctggaaaaccgaataTCGAACGGAGCCTTGGTGTTATATATCAAtcggtgttatataccaatcgactcatcTCGGCAAGATCGGAAAATGCTTTTATGTGTGTTCCTTTTAACGTATTTTTTTaacgcgcaattttctcagagatggctgagccgatttcaataagcttagaggctcgtttgaaagcgaaatgactgcgacttctggttccggagatatgatggtaaaggtggagtaaccgacaaaacgcgttgttttttttatcgcgcaagtttcttgaagacggctaaaccgatttcaacaagctaaggctcgtttggaagctactattaggccattgatcatgatggtataagtgacgtaaccgacaaaacgagtTGGTTTTTTACCGCGCAGTTTACTCGGAGAtgtgatcacctctaatttcgtaaagcggtagtactcaaaagtttaagcaccttgaaaaaagtccccatgcaaaatttgagctgaatcggGTATGGGTAAGgcgtgctgcccggcggttaaggtttgaaaattttctatcttgaaaaatcaccacaggGGGGgagtaacacatgggctgaaaaataccgggcctaacaaagagaacaagattttttggttaaaaattaactttgttcatcaacgtaatctccttcaagagcaacgcaatcatttcagcgtctctctaacatttcaataccacttttgtagaacgatttattttttgcctcaaaataggtatcagtttcagcgataaaatCTTCATTCGTACGAAATTTCTTAGCGGTGATCATTTTTTTCTGGTTCCCTGGGAGCCAaacctggcgaatacggtggatgtgggagcaattcaaagtgacacggtgcgttgtcttgatgaaacaaatatttttctttgccatatgcgatcGTTTCTTTGCGATTTCAGCCTTCagacgctccaataacgctgtataatattcactgttaatgatatttcctttctcaaaatagtcgataaatattacattacgcacatcccaaaataccgagctcATAAccgttccagccgattgttgtgcttttggGCgcattggacgaggttcaccagttgttgtccactcagatgacgatcgttttgattccggagtgaagtgattaaaccatgtttcatccattgtcacatatcgacgaaaaaaatccggTTTATTACGTTTAAACGTGGCCAAACATTGTTCAGAATCAACATCACGTTCCCACCACGGTACCTAGTCAAagtagctttctcatagtcaaatgcgcATGCACTATAAagtcaacacgttcttttgatatttttaggatgtcagctaactcacgcaacttcaattttcgatcattcaaaacgttttgtggtattttttatgttttctggtgttatcgCCTCATTTGGAAATCCACTactttctgcatcatcggtgtctctgcgatcacgtttgaagtcagcaaaccaaagtTTTATTAATGTTTCTGATGAAgtggagtctccataacacttttcaagccattgctttgcttgaacggtattttttcctgtcaagaagcagtgtaaaattataacacgaaattgttcttgatccattgttctggaaataacaaaagtagcgtcactcttggcACAAACTAATGAAGAGAATATCCTGCAATTTTAACTGctatcttttaaaggttagtattaactgaaaaaaggtgactgtaataaaactagcgccatctatgtgttaggcgtgTTaaaacatggatcaataagtcccgagactaaagcagagatggcgctcgtagtaaaccagtaaccacgtctttctagagtactaacctttgcttgaaacgggttaaaattttaagtcgatccgaccagaaacagctgagttatcgaggttggagtaaagtcgttttgtagtttgtttaaaaaatggaaaaaaccgagtttcgtgttttgataaaacattgttttttaatgggtaaaaacaccgtgcaagcgaaacaatggattgaaaaatgttatccggactcttgtccatcaagagcaacgatttgtcggtggttcgccgagtttaaacgtgcacacttaaaaccatttcttgagctcggcataataaaatgccgaaactgatcagcaacacgtaaatttgctgattgctcagtaatcaatacgcatgtttctgagcttcgttaaatgcattcactgatatttcggtaaaatgcttcactttgctgaaatttggcataattgcttgctgaatttatcagtaaacaacagatatgccgacatcagcagagacgtttgccgagatttcggaatatgcgctagctgtttccgagattcagcacgacagctgtcatttattgccgcgttacattttcgcttcgcattgtgcgattattttctaagaaaattctcgagtgaaaaaatggataatcttcgaagaagcgtagaaccacttgcaagtaaaaatattgaataaatatagtgacatgtttcgctttataaaaagcgactttatcagagcactcgcgattataagggaaaaacacccaacaccccagtaaattcgaacatcggacgcatcgtgcacgaaagcttttgattgcgtttcgagcttacatagtgtatcggtagaacaaaagagtgaagatataccaaagcagagagcgaatatccaatactcaggtgatgagatatatcggggttggatttcca
This genomic window contains:
- the LOC131427892 gene encoding kynurenine formamidase, with the translated sequence MDSARDHQIEIWNKQYSPSEWNKRFATASEVIEYHMNYVRQVSDKNRKQLRCNLNISYGTNEREKFDVYGDDLPVNAPLFVYIHGGYWQILNKDESAYCVKPLVEKGIRVFVLDYDLCPNITLTQTVEQIKRAGEYILKYATDNRIKYVCFAGHSAGAHLLLTMLDRDFVATVGTRIQLIKHLYLISGVYSLEQLRYTSAVNADNVLGLNDSNVKKLSPLLMSYQHLTQIGIKFHIFVAEHDSSVFKQMSIDMNEYLGKYSLVSDLHMLPSLNHFDIVEKLSENDYFITQKILEHAENN